In Macadamia integrifolia cultivar HAES 741 chromosome 5, SCU_Mint_v3, whole genome shotgun sequence, a single window of DNA contains:
- the LOC122080029 gene encoding F-box/kelch-repeat protein At1g23390-like produces MAKAMKRILPKVGDEAAQAKEEEAPIHGDVLEAMILTRLTLLDLVAASLVSKAWQCSVSTSLRISPRVRPWFIVYALHHRNHSLTSAFAFDPSSHVWLRIQNTHNFHFTTTTTGALRYSDSQNLLYTLSTTGFSFSSDPFHLTWHHVKPPLVWRENPIVARLGSRLLVAGGTCDFVDDPLAVEMYDIASGKWDTCQPMPFLLKDSATSTWISTAAADNKVYLLEKRSRLICSFDAETKTWGPTFNLNLISNPNNINPPVSVFHSTIGFIDNRLVLVGLMGETEDLHGLGLWEIDQNTYECRPIGEMPSEMVKRLRNANSPLSTMSTSMEGGSIYIYDPRNPEKIFLCELNEGICEWGYSVNPMVKDRKSMERFVFTSSRVRMGDLRNALSTGNRTFTVESDGDGLSRSHSFTVPCLS; encoded by the coding sequence ATGGCCAAGGCTATGAAGAGAATCCTTCCAAAAGTGGGAGATGAAGCAGcacaagcaaaagaagaagaagctccgATCCATGGAGATGTGTTGGAGGCGATGATCCTCACCCGCCTGACGCTGCTGGACTTGGTGGCAGCGTCTCTCGTCTCCAAGGCGTGGCAATGCTCCGTCTCTACCTCCCTCCGCATCTCACCTCGTGTCAGGCCCTGGTTCATAGTCTACGCCCTTCACCACCGCAACCATTCCCTCACTTCCGCCTTCGCATTCGATCCTTCCTCTCACGTTTGGCTTCGCATCCAAAACACCCACAACTTCCACttcactaccaccaccaccggCGCACTCCGATACTCCGACTCCCAAAACCTACTCTACACACTCTCCACCACCggattctccttctcctccgacCCCTTCCACCTGACTTGGCACCATGTGAAACCGCCACTTGTCTGGCGCGAGAACCCAATTGTGGCACGCCTCGGCTCCCGTCTGCTCGTCGCCGGTGGCACCTGCGACTTTGTCGATGACCCACTCGCCGTCGAGATGTACGACATCGCCTCCGGGAAATGGGACACCTGTCAGCCCATGCCGTTCTTACTCAAGGACTCCGCCACCAGCACTTGGATCTCCACCGCCGCCGCCGACAACAAGGTCTACCTGCTAGAGAAGCGCTCCCGTCTGATCTGCTCCTTCGATGCGGAGACCAagacatggggacccacctttAATCTGAACCTGATCTCGAACCCCAACAATATTAATCCACCTGTGTCTGTGTTTCACTCCACCATCGGCTTCATCGACAACCGGCTAGTACTGGTGGGTCTAATGGGGGAAACCGAGGACTTGCACGGCCTGGGGCTCTGGGAAATCGATCAAAACACCTATGAGTGTAGGCCCATCGGGGAGATGCCGTCGGAGATGGTGAAGAGGCTCAGGAACGCGAACTCGCCGCTGTCGACCATGAGTACATCCATGGAGGGTGGTTCCATTTACATCTACGATCCTCGGAATCCAGAGAAGATATTCTTGTGCGAATTGAACGAGGGGATCTGCGAATGGGGTTACTCTGTGAATCCAATGGTGAAAGATCGGAAATCAATGGAGAGATTTGTGTTCACGAGTTCCAGAGTAAGGATGGGCGACCTTCGCAACGCTCTGTCGACTGGAAACCGTACTTTCACGGTGGAATCCGATGGAGATGGCCTTTCCAGATCCCACTCTTTCACTGTTCCCTGTCTGTCTTAG